The following coding sequences lie in one Leishmania panamensis strain MHOM/PA/94/PSC-1 chromosome 19 sequence genomic window:
- the ANC2 gene encoding ADP/ATP translocase, putative (TriTrypDB/GeneDB-style sysID: LpmP.19.0180), whose translation MSAHNTAPAAAAPAPNKAHQSTPKLGFWEEFMISGVAAGAAKTAAAPIERVKLLVQNQGEMIKQGTLDRPYTGVVNCLTRTMKTEGLYSLWRGNLSNVIRYFPTQALNFAFKDQFKRMFNYKKDRDGYMKWFMGNMASGGLAGAVSLCFVYSLDYVRTRLANDTKSSKKGGERQYNGMVDCYIKTFKSDGLMGLYRGFCVSCVGIVAYRGFYFGLYDTLQPMLPVNSFIVNFMLGWVVTIVSGLISYPLDTVRRRMMMTSGTGKNYRNSFECFTHCVKSEGVVSLFRGAGANILRGIAGALVLSGVDAIKPYYIKARANRV comes from the coding sequence ATGTCTGCCCACAACActgcccccgctgccgcagcgcccgCGCCGAATAAGGCGCACCAGAGTACGCCGAAGCTCGGCTTCTGGGAGGAGTTCATGATCAGCGGTgttgccgctggtgctgccaagacggctgcggcgccaaTCGAGCGTGTgaagctgctggtgcagaACCAGGGCGAGATGATCAAGCAGGGCACGCTGGACCGCCCGTACACCGGCGTGGTGAACTGCCTGACGCGCACGATGAAGACGGAGGGCCTGTACTCGCTGTGGCGCGGCAACCTGTCAAACGTGATCCGCTACTTCCCGACACAGGCGCTGAACTTCGCCTTCAAGGACCAGTTCAAGCGCATGTTCAACTACAAGAAGGACCGCGACGGCTACATGAAGTGGTTCATGGGCAACATGGCGTCCGGCGGTCTTGCCGGCGCTGTGTCGCTGTGCTTCGTGTACTCACTGGACTACGTGCGTACGCGCCTCGCGAACGACACGAAGTCTTCGAAGAAGGGCGGCGAGCGCCAGTATAACGGCATGGTGGACTGCTACATCAAGACGTTCAAGAGCGACGGCCTGATGGGTCTGTACCGCGGCTTCTGCGTGTCGTGTGTGGGCATTGTTGCGTACCGCGGCTTCTACTTTGGTCTGTACGACACGCTGCAGCCGATGTTGCCGGTGAACAGCTTCATTGTGAACTTCATGCTGGGCTGGGTTGTGACGATCGTGTCTGGTCTGATTTCGTACCCGCTGGACACGGTGCGCCGTCGCATGATGATGACGTCCGGCACCGGCAAGAACTACCGCAACTCGTTCGAATGCTTCACGCACTGCGTGAAGAGCGAGGGCGTGGTGTCGCTGTtccgcggcgctggcgcgaaCATTCTGCGCGGTATCGCTGGTGCGCTGGTGTTGTCTGGTGTTGATGCCATCAAGCCGTACTACATCAAGGCTCGCGCTAATAGGGTTTAG
- a CDS encoding polyprenyl synthase, putative (TriTrypDB/GeneDB-style sysID: LpmP.19.0190), whose product MNEDWPQHFPPRGTVPNAELYDQCIDACSLQWWYANAHLMVKGEDRPSLAFFVSFFRRAEESCPTITTKHHDACMWALIDLKHQKYYADSVLDPESIEQLKLQLDPAVTGRKLEHVEAALLELLNKGRVPRPDRILKNKAVYTQQPFSITLDDSCAMRVAQKGPVRQYAFEMRNTADDVYVRLYFKTQQQPVFHGKDGRVNGMYYYYFPSMRVTGFVVVKGVKHEVKGLGWYDRELDGSVSELGRDAKYSWSWLSLHLSNMSQLNMFHGTSGNEPDTRKMIVVETRTDGSRHYHDDVVMQTKKTWSSLVTFMQYPVEFHICSASMGLDVTIHTVFDAQELGTVLVGGAGFYEGVVEGSGVCGGEALTMRGFLECKKNAAPYSSTSELLKCIGSYVHGALEEVYPLDASDSWVSENVLGRNAINRGVPADKVCDTLFRPVRSMIDRGGKSWRSLVLVSCCNALSRQYFDCRRYIAVAELLHVGSLIIDDIQDNSMVRRGEKCVHVEYGVATAINAGSACYFMAPRAARIQDLPPEKASRIYQLYFDVLLAGHAGQGLDIYGLDYLMPKVIETGDVSTLFDALDAIHTYKTGGAVGTLCAMACVLCEAPAALSEAVEKFGLTLGLAFQIVDDALNIRGFEGNLKEAAEDIKDGKITYPIAIAMGRLGAADRHTLWVILRKPTKEAADIRDAVELIMKVEAITECLLIARHRLQEMWDSLDPLLEDSFPKLMMRTLCSFLVERTY is encoded by the coding sequence ATGAACGAGGATTGGCCCCAGCATTTCCCACCTAGGGGAACGGTACCCAATGCCGAGTTGTATGACCAGTGTATCGATGCCTGTtcgctgcagtggtggtaTGCTAACGCTCACCTCATGGTGAAGGGCGAGGACAGACCGTCCCTGGCTTTTTTTGTCTCCTTCTTCAGGCGGGCGGAGGAGAGCTGTCCGACGATCACTACGAAGCACCACGACGCTTGTATGTGGGCCCTTATTGACTTAAAACATCAAAAATACTATGCGGATAGTGTGCTTGACCCAGAGTCAATCGAGCAACTGAAGCTTCAGCTTGATCCAGCGGTGACGGGACGGAAGTTAGAGCATGTGGAAGCCGCTCTACTGGAGCTTCTCAACAAGGGGCGTGTGCCGCGCCCAGATCGTATCCTGAAGAATAAGGCGGTGTATACACAGCAGCCCTTTAGCATCACACTGGACGACAGTTGCGCGATGCGAGTTGCACAAAAGGGGCCTGTACGGCAGTACGCTTTTGAGATGAGGAACACAGCGGACGATGTGTACGTGAGGTTGTACTTtaagacgcagcagcagccggtgTTTCATGGAAAGGACGGTCGTGTGAACGGTATGTACTACTACTACTTCCCGTCGATGAGGGTGACAGGGTTTGTTGTGGTGAAGGGCGTAAAGCACGAGGTAAAGGGCTTGGGGTGGTATGATCGTGAGCTGGATGGGTCAGTCTCTGAACTCGGTCGTGACGCCAAGTACAGTTGGTCGTGGCtgtctctccacctctcgaACATGTCGCAGTTGAACATGTTTCATGGCACAAGTGGCAATGAACCTGACACGAGAAAGATGATTGTAGTGGAGACGCGGACGGATGGAAGTCGCCATTACCACGACGATGTGGTCATGCAGACGAAGAAGACGTGGTCAAGCCTTGTTACCTTCATGCAGTATCCAGTCGAGTTTCACATATGTTCGGCGTCGATGGGGCTGGATGTGACAATACACACGGTCTTTGATGCGCAGGAGCTCGGGACAGTTTTGGTTGGCGGTGCAGGATTCTATGAGGGTGTCGTGGAGGGCAGTGGAGtgtgcggcggtgaggctCTGACGATGCGCGGCTTTCTGGAGTGCAAGAAGAATGCCGCCCCGTATAGCAGCACGTCGGAACTGCTGAAGTGCATTGGATCTTACGTGCACGGCGCGCTGGAAGAGGTTTATCCGCTGGACGCGTCCGATTCTTGGGTGTCTGAAAATGTACTAGGACGCAATGCGATCAATCGAGGAGTGCCTGCGGACAAGGTCTGTGATACTCTGTTCCGCCCAGTGCGCTCCATGATCGACCGCGGCGGCAAGTCATGGCGTAGCCTCGTTctggtgagctgctgcaaTGCATTGTCGCGCCAGTACTTCGACTGTCGCCGCTATATTGCGGTcgccgagctgctgcacgtggGGTCTCTGATCATCGATGACATCCAGGACAACTCCATGGTTCGCCGCGGCGAAAAGTGCGTGCACGTGGAGTACGGCGTTGCAACTGCCATCAACGCTGGAAGTGCGTGCTACTTTATGGCACCGCGTGCTGCCCGCATCCAGGACCTCCCGCCGGAGAAGGCAAGCCGCATCTACCAACTGTACTTCGATGTTCTGCTTGCTGGGCACGCGGGTCAAGGTTTGGATATCTACGGACTTGACTACCTGATGCCAAAAGTCATAGAGACCGGTGATGTAAGCACGCTCTTCGATGCACTCGATGCGATTCACACGTACAAAACGGGTGGTGCGGTTGGAACGCTCTGTGCgatggcgtgtgtgctttgtgAGGCACCTGCAGCTTTGTCGGAGGCTGTAGAGAAATTTGGCCTCACGCTGGGCCTCGCGTTCCAGATTGTGGACGACGCTCTAAACATCCGTGGCTTTGAAGGCAATttgaaggaggcggcggaggacaTCAAGGACGGTAAGATCACGTATCCGATAGCCATTGCGATGGGCCGGCTTGGGGCCGCCGACCGGCATACACTCTGGGTGATTCTGCGAAAGCCGACAAAGGAAGCGGCAGACATCCGGGATGCCGTGGAGCTCATCATGAAAGTCGAGGCCATCACAGAGTGTTTGCTGATTGCGCGCCATCGCCTGCAGGAGATGTGGGACTCCCTAgacccgctgctggaggactCATTTCCGAAGCTGATGATGCGCACATTGTGCTCTTTCCTTGTGGAGCGCACGTATTGA
- a CDS encoding hypothetical protein (TriTrypDB/GeneDB-style sysID: LpmP.19.0200) — protein MSKTGDGGIPNATGVDNAPGLYAEKHSSTYFEEKYPNKIEEVGTLMPPTYDVPRDRSDNIKTPEFNTSLGKFEQAPYFTGGPPAMRYQHYKRNPAAEGVDYRDVMPKTPIEDHHPHMEFLSVTGRREGSTFLLANAGVNWELKAAAMSLYRTILKSLPMLKHYYWLLIPLPQMKDKIRLRFLQNQHTKDPDAIRHLLHNGWMEFQECIMFRRPRATIEKYFEYESMDELGKQYTKEEGLMNNEREFWNGEEQRREGPHNGHWSWLGEQCEMEFSKIAGRIPISWTASKGYFEKGQADGTNYWEKNLDYEGWYIKNVDPDRQNARREMQGWVESGYNQPKHYASKNRRGYRRMVKDIETLMETSMEDLYTHNREQLFQYLIRETCPESNRINAERILAYQDDDFYSTRFEEYEKYLKQAMREMPNPRLWKTDAFYFRLRYLLAPLEYNWAKVPVGATQEKLFNAWISDNCNYAIYTSDIFAQIKVDKTRNPMAKTWADFYMEFDPDVPETRNLPWYHRDFDYDRRHKWDERCMRMKRWVQSGTIDSKHAYFDSIVAEWEQYVNRPERFRAPDSAERRYAAPRMVQLYRALNRVMDVALADQIRQTIEKSGNLSKMSVEAVQKQLVAADLTNFRFEVPVIIYPDGATQPQLGLNGCSATAFATRAA, from the coding sequence ATGTCGAAGACGGGCGATGGAGGCATTCCTAACGCAACCGGCGTGGACAACGCCCCTGGGCTTTATGCAGAGAAGCATTCCAGTACTTACTTTGAGGAAAAGTACCCCAACAAGATTGAAGAGGTGGGCACCCTCATGCCACCGACGTACGATGTGCCTCGTGACCGATCTGACAACATCAAGACACCTGAGTTCAACACATCTTTAGGAAAGTTTGAGCAGGCTCCCTACTTTACCGGTGGTCCGCCGGCGATGCGATACCAGCATTACAAGCGGAACCCTGCTGCGGAGGGAGTCGACTATCGCGATGTTATGCCAAAAACACCGATTGAGGATCATCACCCCCACATGGAGTTCCTTTCGGTCACTGGGCGCCGCGAAGGAAGCACGTTCTTGCTAGCGAACGCTGGTGTGAACTGGGAGCTGAAGGCTGCCGCGATGTCTCTTTACCGCACAATCCTCAAGTCGTTACCAATGCTTAAGCACTACTACTGGCTGCTCATTCCCCTCCCGCAGATGAAGGACAAGATTCGCCTCCGCTTTTTACAGAATCAGCATACGAAAGACCCGGATGCAATCCGACACCTGCTTCACAACGGCTGGATGGAGTTTCAGGAGTGTATCATGTTCCGCCGCCCTCGCGCGACCATTGAGAAGTACTTCGAGTACGAGAGCATGGATGAGCTGGGCAAGCAGTACACCAAAGAGGAAGGCCTAATGAATAATGAGCGCGAGTTCTGGAAcggcgaggagcagcgccgcgaaGGCCCACACAACGGTCACTGGTCCTGGCTCGGTGAGCAGTGCGAAATGGAGTTTAGCAAGATCGCAGGTCGTATTCCGATTTCCTGGACAGCCTCAAAGGGCTACTTTGAGAAAGGGCAAGCCGACGGCACGAACTACTGGGAGAAGAATCTTGACTACGAGGGTTGGTACATCAAGAACGTCGACCCTGACCGGCAGAATGCGCGGCGTGAAATGCAGGGGTGGGTCGAGAGCGGCTACAACCAGCCGAAGCACTACGCTAGCAAGAATCGTCGTGGCTACCGTCGTATGGTGAAGGATATTGAAACGCTCATGGAGACCTCTATGGAGGACCTGTATACACACAACCGCGAGCAGCTCTTCCAGTATCTGATCCGTGAGACCTGCCCTGAATCCAATCGTATCAATGCGGAGCGCATACTGGCGTACCAGGACGACGACTTCTACTCCACTCGCTTTGAGGAGTACGAGAAGTACCTAAAGCAGGCAATGCGCGAGATGCCGAACCCGCGTCTGTGGAAGACCGATGCCTTCTACTTCCGCCTGCGCTATCTGCTGGCGCCGTTGGAATACAACTGGGCCAAGGTACCCGTCGGTGCTACTCAAGAGAAGCTTTTCAATGCGTGGATCTCGGACAACTGCAACTACGCCATCTACACTAGTGATATCTTCGCTCAGATCAAGGTGGACAAGACGCGCAACCCCATGGCCAAGACGTGGGCTGACTTCTATATGGAGTTCGATCCCGACGTGCCGGAGACGCGCAACCTTCCGTGGTACCACAGGGACTTTGACTACGACCGCCGCCACAAGTGGGACGAGCGGTGCATGCGGATGAAGCGGTGGGTGCAGAGCGGTACCATTGATAGCAAGCATGCATACTTCGACAGCATCGTTGCCGAGTGGGAGCAGTACGTGAACCGCCCAGAGCGCTTCCGTGCGCCAGACAGCGCCGAGCGCCGCTACGCGGCACCGCGAATGGTGCAGCTGTACCGTGCGCTGAACCGCGTGATGGATGTGGCGCTTGCAGACCAGATTAGGCAAACAATCGAGAAGAGCGGCAACCTTAGCAAAATGTCCGTTGAGGCTGTGCAGAAACAGCTTGTTGCGGCCGACCTCACCAACTTTCGATTTGAGGTGCCCGTCATTATTTACCCTGACGGCGCCACCCAGCCGCAGCTTGGTCTGAACGGTTGCTCTGCCACCGCCTTCGCGACAAGGGCTGCGTAG
- a CDS encoding hypothetical protein (TriTrypDB/GeneDB-style sysID: LpmP.19.0210), with amino-acid sequence MVKVKASKSKRMSSKQRHKIDRKKIEHKRDLKKAAKALKKSGIAPKRSKKSHDLAKLALKVSNRHPDKEQILSHVLQARETARVMKAERRAHKSIEAEADGGEGDQPVNVGACARNRRQLLYISATDSNHFCVQFNRALTELVFPAAAAAEDAADALILELPAVAYVVTLDARFAAQSMPWTLLDAIIDQAADYMGGRRVLLLFTLTKVDMVSAPAMVSQLALVAFALQQRYPQGLGDNIVSTITPFSVHSERTQRQFLRVLNQFRQSEGCSSKRMASNLTGKICAFVIGLPNTGRRTLCRTLSREANESSVSTVPLRAAQLQLIRSGLTEEEEKVHRKFAMPNAKAVTLVQLPEDAGMIKELRTPVGSDVLFRSVAFVERAPEPEAMGCVLFDGVADKAAMAQAFCVPAVGGAEGSERNLLKEAGKFLRELGRAVRRDGGFHVSPLFASDASTMGKVTSSSLTAHGGFNSGQQRSQSTLLDVTYSNATPSKLVYISTVMKKGKGKSSKYQKVSRADAHNALRLGARTFLREMSEGRHVPWAVMRASGDVTLTPAQVGAASEIFSLAAAEGKRLAETDELKGTDHLNALVDVLASAVRDIAVLLPNGVVEMSPDFLTPPQYKLEKDEAAAVEAEGDDREEAAGEQGGSYSEESHNEAVEGSEEIDMDDDEES; translated from the coding sequence ATGGTGAAGGTAAAGGCTTCCAAGTCGAAGCGCATGTCTTCGAAGCAGCGTCACAAGATTGACCGAAAAAAAATTGAGCACAAACGCGACCTGAAGAAGGCTGCCAAAGCCCTTAAGAAGTCTGGAATAGCTCCGAAGAGGAGCAAGAAGTCACACGACCTGGCAAAGCTGGCGCTGAAGGTATCCAACCGTCACCCAGACAAGGAGCAAATCCTCAGCCACGTACTACAGGCGCGGGAAACGGCGCGCGTGATGAAGGCAGAGCGTCGCGCCCACAAGAGCATCGAAGCCGAGGCCGACGGTGGCGAAGGGGACCAGCCAGTCAACGTCGGCGCATGCGCTAGAAACCGACGTCAGCTACTGTACATCTCCGCAACGGACTCGAATCACTTTTGCGTGCAGTTCAACCGCGCGCTCACAGAGCTTGTCTttccagcggcggcggcagccgagGATGCAGCCGATGCGCTCATACTGGAGTTGCCTGCGGTGGCGTATGTTGTGACGCTCGACGCTCGGTTCGCGGCGCAGTCAATGCCGTGGACCCTGTTGGACGCTATCATTGACCAGGCCGCTGACTACATGGGAGGGCGGAGGGTACTATTGCTCTTCACCCTGACCAAGGTGGATATGGTTTCCGCTCCCGCTATGGTGTCGCAGCTCGCTCTCGTGGCCTTcgccctgcagcagcgctaccccCAAGGCCTCGGCGACAACATCGTATCAACCATCACGCCTTTCTCAGTCCATAGCgagcgcacgcagcgccagTTTCTGCGGGTGTTGAATCAGTTTCGTCAGAGCGAGGGCTGCAGCAGTAAGAGGATGGCTTCGAACTTGACGGGCAAAATTTGCGCGTTTGTGATCGGGCTGCCCAACACCGGCCGCCGCACACTGTGCCGCACCCTCTCGAGGGAGGCCAACGAAAGCAGTGTGAGcaccgtgccgctgcgcgccgcccAACTGCAGCTCATCCGCTCCGGCCTcactgaggaggaggagaaggtgcacCGAAAGTTTGCCATGCCCAATGCCAAGGCAGTGACGCTGGTACAGCTCCCAGAGGATGCCGGCATGATaaaggagctgcgcacccCGGTTGGCAGTGACGTGCTTTTCCGCTCTGTGGCCTTCGTGGAACGCGCCCCAGAGCCGGAGGCTATGGGGTGTGTCTTGTTTGACGGGGTCGCGGACAAGGCAGCTATGGCGCAGGCCTTTTGCGTGCCAGCGGTGGGCGGGGCTGAGGGTAGCGAGAGGAACCTGCTCAAGGAGGCAGGGAAGTTCCTGCGCGAGCTGGGCCGCGCTGTGCGTCGCGATGGCGGCTTCCACGTGTCCCCGCTCTTCGCGTCGGACGCCAGCACCATGGGCAAAGTGACCAGTAGTAGTCTCACCGCACACGGAGGCTTCAACTCGGGCCAGCAACGCAGCCAGTCTACCCTTCTGGATGTCACCTATAGCAACGCCACACCAAGCAAGCTCGTGTACATCTCGACTGTCATGAAGAAAGGTAAGGGCAAGTCTAGCAAGTACCAGAAGGTCTCGCGTGCAGACGCGCACAACGCGCTTCGGCTCGGTGCCCGCACGTTCCTGCGCGAGATGTCGGAGGGACGCCACGTGCCGTGGGCTGTCATGCGAGCGTCTGGTGACGTCACATTGACGCCTGCACAAGTCGGCGCTGCGTCAGAGATCTTCTCACTTGCGGCTGCCGAGGGCAAGCGTCTTGCAGAGACGGACGAGCTGAAAGGGACAGACCACCTCAATGCCCTCGTGGACGTTTTGGCGTCAGCGGTGCGCGACATTGCGGTCCTTTTACCAAACGGCGTGGTTGAAATGAGCCCCGACTTCCTGACGCCTCCTCAGTACAAGTTGGAAAAGGACGAGGCAGCCGCGGTTGAGGCTGAGGGTGATGATAGAGAGGAGGCCGCTGGTGAGCAAGGCGGCAGCTACTCTGAGGAAAGCCACAatgaggcggtggagggcaGTGAGGAGATTGAcatggacgacgacgaggagtcGTAG
- a CDS encoding hypothetical protein (TriTrypDB/GeneDB-style sysID: LpmP.19.0220), with product MFQSEVKYGPRLDVYLCYVSSHDEVHSADALRVQDRHSCGWVSRVHAPYPQELGFRFDGVVWVNTLRILSHESKISSCMIVYVAEPTAQEEQNGVCGPYSKAVFKRLGHVRFSNNVASDYQARELKTVGLQRRCTYLKLVLRNPHANSYNMFEQIGVVALAVHGELLKKLQDWIATPLAIHIGVHATVPLDEMMPPPPGEGTSSTSARVASNLTTRVSELAAMKQKAVEEEDFDAAEAFKQQITIIEHAQREIARLELEKQRAVTVEDYKLAKKIKLRIAALREESERVATAAPNAAPSAVAATNASPSLPQLHGSSAAGAPGSAAAYDNDNGAASPHYVQRGWNAHDEIVVGGKGYYDLSDTTGGLTDNQPSNQSGSGGDEVPLAGDGAAWEVALNAAIKRVSTVLPGPLPLTGDAAAAAKPYTKDLGVYCVACLFSRKGQQREAALHGAVSSTGSQALASHSDAAWAQLVLYMSLKGFGVGDPVPGAAIAACSALTKIVEGDVPGASADQVAESVAKALPKLTARLGESNIRVQESVEKAVVALARSPFGHRRVVELLLVDPEKQHKKPASVRAHMSRINILSTFVDEFGLACYTSDGLDTRSLCSMVLLPSLQHSNADVRQVAVGLLAKLLYLDPSSTSGYLENIKLAQQALVEEQLEHYKHNQLVARSVVPKMLDMQTDPLTVQRRSSGSAGSSQAQFQRPSAPRAREVNDATAEEVTPGVSSEPPSLRAPALSSEMEYCRLRTCQFCGEYNSSFNEHNLDLHYVSTCPMLCPCPLCDQVTEICQLQQHLVTECEKRQLVRECPRCHEAVRATEYNEHVMAKKCIKAVPTQSVCPLCHERFKSGMEGWRYHLASSPGCPNNPRYYDGTGLAM from the coding sequence ATGTTCCAGTCAGAGGTGAAGTATGGCCCTCGCCTAGATGTGTACCTGTGCTACGTTAGTTCTCATGATGAAGTCCACTCGGCAGACGCGCTCCGCGTGCAGGATCGGCACTCGTGCGGATGGGTCTCACGGGTGCATGCACCGTACCCGCAGGAGCTTGGCTTCCGCTTTGATGGTGTTGTGTGGGTGAACACTTTACGCATTCTCTCCCACGAAAGCAAAATATCGTCCTGCATGATCGTCTATGTCGCCGAGCCGACGGCGCAAGAGGAGCAGaatggtgtgtgtggaccGTACAGCAAGGCAGTCTTCAAGCGTCTTGGCCACGTCCGCTTCTCCAACAATGTGGCTAGTGACTACCAGGCTAGGGAGCTCAAGACCGTTGGCCTGCAGCGTCGTTGCACATACCTgaagctggtgctgcgcaatcCCCATGCCAACAGCTACAACATGTTCGAGCAAATCGGCGTAGTGGCCCTAGCGGTTCACGGTGAGCTTctgaagaagctgcaggaCTGGATCGCTACCCCACTCGCCATTCACATAGGAGTGCATGCCACGGTACCACTGGATGAGATGATGCCGCCTCCCCCTGGCGAAGGCACCTCAAGCACGTCAGCGAGGGTGGCCAGCAACCTCACCACCCGTGTCAGTGAGCTCGCTGCTATGAAGCAGAaggctgtggaggaggaggacttTGATGCCGCGGAGGCGTTTAAGCAGCAGATTACCATCATCGAGCACGCCCAGCGTGAGATTGCGCGGCTCGAACTGGAAAAGCAGCGCGCCGTGACGGTGGAGGACTACAAGCTAGCCAAGAAGATCAAGCTGCGTATTGCGGCGCTtcgagaggagagcgagcgggttgccactgctgcaccgaACGCGGCACCGTCGGCTGTGGCTGCGACAAATGCCTCGCCATCATTACCGCAGCTGCACGGTTCCTCCGCGGCAGGCGCGCCAGGCAGTGCCGCAGCATATGACAACGATAACGGCGCCGCCTCCCCACACTACGTGCAGAGAGGGTGGAACGCGCATGACGAGATAGTAGTAGGCGGCAAAGGCTACTATGACCTCTCTGACACTACAGGTGGGTTAACAGACAACCAGCCAAGCAACCAAAGCGGCTCTGGCGGCGATGAGGTACCGCTcgccggcgacggtgccgctTGGGAGGTCGCCCTCAACGCCGCCATCAAGCGCGTGTCGACGGTGCTGCCTGGGCCATTGCCACTCActggcgacgccgccgcagcggcgaagcCATACACAAAAGATCTCGGTGTGTACTGCGTAGCTTGCTTGTTTAGCCGaaaagggcagcagcgggaggcggcgctgcacggcGCTGTGTCGAGTACTGGCTCTCAAGCCCTCGCTTCCCACAGCGATGCTGCATGggcgcagctggtgctgtACATGTCTCTCAAGGGCTTCGGCGTCGGGGACCCGGTGCCAGgtgccgccatcgcagccTGCAGCGCTCTGACCAAGATCGTAGAAGGCGACGTGCCTGGCGCTTCGGCAGACCAGGTCGCCGAATCTGTCGCCAAGGCGCTTCCGAAACTCACAGCGCGACTCGGTGAGTCAAATATTCGTGTTCAAGAGAGCGTAGAGAAGGCAGTGGTGGCTCTCGCCCGCTCCCCGTTCGGACATCGCCGCGTCGTggagttgctgctggtggacCCAGAGAAGCAACACAAGAAGCCTGCCAGCGTCCGCGCGCATATGTCGCGCATTAACATTCTCAGCACCTTTGTGGACGAGTTTGGACTCGCGTGTTACACCTCCGACGGTCTTGACACGCGCAGCCTATGCTCCATGGTGTTGCTGCCGAGTCTTCAGCACTCCAACGCCGATGTGCGGCAGGTCGCGGTGGGTTTGTTGGCGAAGTTACTCTACCTAGACCCTAGCTCCACAAGCGGCTACCTGGAGAACATCAAGCTAGCGCAGCAAGCACTCGTCGAGGAGCAGTTGGAGCATTACAAGCACAACCAACTTGTCGCCCGCAGCGTTGTGCCAAAGATGTTAGACATGCAAACGGACCCCTTGACTGTCcagcgacgcagcagtgGAAGTGCAGGCTCGTCACAGGCCCAGTTCCAGCGTCCATCGGCACCTCGTGCGAGAGAGGTGAATGACGCTACCGCTGAAGAGGTCACACCGGGCGTCTCCTCTGAACCACCTTcgctgcgtgcgcctgcATTGAGCAGCGAGATGGAGTACTGCCGGTTGCGTACCTGCCAGTTCTGCGGCGAGTACAATTCAAGCTTTAATGAACACAACTTGGACCTGCACTATGTGAGTACTTGCCCCATGCTCTGCCCGTGCCCCCTGTGCGACCAGGTGACAGAAATTTGccaactgcagcagcacttgGTGACGGAGTGTgagaagcggcagctggTGCGTGAGTGCCCTCGATGCCACGAGGCAGTCCGCGCAACGGAGTACAACGAGCACGTTATGGCGAAGAAGTGCATCAAGGCAGTGCCGACGCAAAGCGTGTGCCCGCTGTGCCACGAGCGCTTCAAGAGCGGCATGGAAGGGTGGCGGTACCACCTTGCCTCGAGCCCTGGTTGTCCAAACAACCCGCGATACTACGACGGCACCGGTCTCGCTATGTAA